The sequence below is a genomic window from Halomonas halophila.
GGCGTTGGCCGAAAGCACCCCCACCGCGCGCTGGATGGTCGGTGCCTCGAGGGTCAGGCAGCGCGCCCCGAGTTCGTGCATCTGTTCGATGCACAGTGACGGTACCGCGCTGACGCCGAGTCCGGCGGCCACCATGCGGCCCACGGTGGCGAGCTGATAGCTCTCGAAGGCCACCGGCAGCTCGATGCCCTGGGCGCGCAGCTGCTCCTCGATCATCAGGCGCACCATGGAGGGGCGCTGCAGGGTGATGAAGTCCTCGGAAAGCAGCGTGGGCCAGTCCACCCGCTGGCGGCCGGCCAGCGGCGAATCGGCCGGTACCACGGCCACGAAGCGGTCCTCGAACAGCGGCGTGAAGTGCAGGGTGTCGGTGGCTTCCGGGGCGAAGGCGATGCCCAGCTCGACGCGGCCCTGACGCACCATCTCGATGACCTGCTCGTTGATCACGTCGTGAACGGTGACGTTGATCTGCGGGTAGCGCGTGCGAAAGGCCCCGAGCACGGTGGGCAGCTGGTTGCCGGCGAAGGAGGGCATGGCGGCCACGGCGACCCGGC
It includes:
- a CDS encoding LysR family transcriptional regulator, with the translated sequence MTVKQLRAFLAVAQTLSFTQACERLHLSQPALSLTIKSLEESLGGRLLTRSTRRVRLTPEGESLVPLAKRLLADWDNTEELLRQRFTLRLGRVAVAAMPSFAGNQLPTVLGAFRTRYPQINVTVHDVINEQVIEMVRQGRVELGIAFAPEATDTLHFTPLFEDRFVAVVPADSPLAGRQRVDWPTLLSEDFITLQRPSMVRLMIEEQLRAQGIELPVAFESYQLATVGRMVAAGLGVSAVPSLCIEQMHELGARCLTLEAPTIQRAVGVLSANAEALSVAAQALREVIQETITAPVLSAD